From the Desulfovibrio legallii genome, one window contains:
- a CDS encoding thioredoxin produces MDATIIAALVLFLAFIIFDARRRTAQQLRLIAEEKSGIAVASGMTASIGVFYPDVRTTVVMGASEDTGICYYRVLRDGKVINRSKISLGNIDRVDLLVNGTAYRLQVDSCQATSFLKATDVAGRCMSLFSPAQLQAVQRAGLRLVFRDEGGAQKALDITVLRMGDERHRFKRMELFKDAVWWRTFLESAGAQARHDAVPPEQAPQLEPGEKSL; encoded by the coding sequence ATGGATGCGACCATCATTGCCGCGCTGGTTTTGTTCCTGGCGTTCATCATTTTTGACGCCCGCAGACGGACCGCGCAACAGCTCCGGCTTATCGCCGAAGAAAAGAGCGGCATTGCCGTGGCCTCCGGTATGACGGCCAGCATTGGCGTATTCTATCCCGACGTGCGCACCACGGTGGTCATGGGTGCTTCTGAAGACACCGGGATTTGCTACTACCGCGTCCTGCGCGACGGCAAGGTCATCAACCGCAGCAAGATCAGTCTGGGCAACATCGATCGCGTGGATCTGCTGGTCAACGGCACGGCCTATCGGCTGCAAGTGGACTCCTGCCAGGCCACGAGCTTTCTCAAGGCTACGGACGTGGCCGGCCGTTGTATGAGCCTGTTTTCGCCAGCCCAGTTGCAGGCCGTGCAACGCGCCGGGCTGCGTCTGGTCTTTCGGGACGAAGGCGGCGCGCAGAAGGCCCTGGACATCACCGTGCTGCGTATGGGCGATGAACGCCACCGCTTCAAGCGCATGGAATTATTTAAGGACGCCGTGTGGTGGCGCACTTTTCTGGAGAGTGCCGGCGCACAGGCCCGGCATGATGCCGTCCCGCCGGAGCAAGCCCCCCAGCTGGAACCCGGTGAAAAATCTTTGTAA
- a CDS encoding mechanosensitive ion channel family protein, whose product MRAVMMFWGAVLALACGLWVAPGPAGAVLAAEKAAVASPAKADLDAKGAARAAKAEAAKPEADKTAAKTGADKAGDAEAADKADTGKAKDAKAGADNAALPLQDPWEAVWTNQRTMLDEVDDKAAQMSADFSQRTVNLSARVQPYTEEARRLLVLVNTYKNWPNPMESVSRRITVVIVDLRKLLDPMTAARSEAQSLLERIGYLADSLPEDLQDSSLSPEIQDYARRLTLTRLRLTAVLAQFDATLAPSLALIKRLEKTKEDIGAQLPVLWKDYYLQRPVPWLSPDAWRDFSKQMSYSLQGMVLRLPVEIPVTPDRWGTAFVRLLVGLLVTGAFCTLLYRRYAEAAARDATVRHIFRVSLPWLCGGLALLGSSISATGEFFRLFLAVGNLCLIVAQLYLAWDLRRLKYPEVTLERAPFWNLMPLTLGAYVLLYLPLTKALVLLIWLGMVIAAMVRQRRRSKLDLGPLHVEASVLECEPLALWICLLLTLAGLHIYSMVLYLLFASTSLALQLCLGGMAKVSELNDNLPKEGVRAALAHLAVALAAPVVLVAVVMGVSLWVGTLPGGMALMQRYLLQGVSVGSTQFNIVHLLLIITMFYLTRTAVAMGSRFLARLPKQGLSIDATLIPPMQTAFTYALWCCFGLFVLRALGMELSNLAMVAGGLSVGIGFGMQTIVNNFLSGLILIFSRTLQAGDVVDVGGIQGRVRKISVRATMVETFDNALIIVPNSEFVASRLINWTRNSRTVRREIKIGVAYGSPADEVMKILLAIANSHSNVLKYPPPAVSFDDFGASTLDFTLRFWVRDYDVSVSTSSDIRLDIEKAFREADIEIAFPQLDVHIKDVPAPRTSRPAPRPAPRPAAGTPQGTAQKAAAAPNAAPDSVRRPPLQASGEPRRRPRLVGGRSRRRAAPAAVARPAAKADAAAAEADDS is encoded by the coding sequence ATGCGTGCAGTCATGATGTTTTGGGGCGCTGTTCTGGCGCTGGCCTGCGGGTTGTGGGTCGCCCCCGGCCCGGCAGGGGCGGTTTTGGCCGCCGAGAAAGCCGCTGTAGCAAGCCCGGCCAAAGCCGACCTGGACGCCAAGGGAGCAGCCAGAGCCGCCAAGGCTGAGGCCGCCAAGCCGGAGGCGGATAAAACTGCCGCCAAAACCGGTGCAGACAAGGCCGGCGACGCCGAAGCCGCAGACAAGGCCGACACCGGCAAGGCCAAAGACGCCAAGGCCGGTGCGGACAACGCGGCCCTGCCCCTGCAGGACCCGTGGGAAGCGGTCTGGACCAACCAGCGCACCATGCTGGATGAGGTGGACGACAAGGCCGCGCAGATGAGTGCGGATTTCAGCCAGCGCACGGTGAACCTGAGCGCCAGGGTGCAACCGTATACGGAAGAAGCCCGCCGTCTGCTGGTGTTGGTCAATACCTACAAAAACTGGCCCAACCCCATGGAGTCCGTAAGCCGGCGCATCACGGTGGTCATTGTGGACCTGCGCAAGCTGCTGGACCCCATGACGGCGGCCCGCAGCGAAGCGCAGAGCCTGCTGGAGCGCATTGGCTACCTGGCGGACAGCTTGCCGGAGGATCTGCAAGACAGCAGTCTGAGTCCTGAAATCCAGGATTACGCCCGCCGTCTGACTTTGACCCGGCTGCGGCTTACGGCGGTGCTGGCTCAGTTTGACGCCACTCTGGCCCCTTCGCTGGCCCTGATCAAGCGGCTGGAAAAGACCAAAGAAGACATCGGCGCGCAACTGCCCGTGCTGTGGAAGGACTATTACCTGCAGCGGCCCGTGCCCTGGCTTAGCCCCGATGCCTGGCGCGATTTTTCCAAGCAGATGAGTTACTCCCTGCAGGGCATGGTCCTGCGCCTGCCCGTGGAGATTCCTGTTACTCCGGACCGCTGGGGCACGGCCTTTGTGCGGCTGCTGGTGGGGCTGCTGGTTACCGGGGCCTTTTGCACGCTGCTCTATCGGCGCTATGCGGAGGCTGCCGCGCGTGACGCCACGGTACGGCACATCTTTCGGGTCAGTCTGCCCTGGCTTTGCGGGGGGCTGGCCCTGTTGGGCAGCTCCATTTCCGCCACGGGAGAGTTTTTTCGGCTGTTTCTGGCTGTGGGCAACCTCTGCCTTATTGTGGCCCAGCTCTATCTGGCCTGGGATCTCCGGCGGCTCAAGTATCCGGAGGTGACCCTGGAGCGCGCGCCGTTCTGGAACCTCATGCCCCTGACCCTGGGCGCGTATGTGCTGCTGTACCTGCCTTTGACCAAAGCGCTGGTGCTGCTCATCTGGCTGGGCATGGTCATTGCGGCCATGGTGCGCCAGCGCCGCCGCTCAAAACTGGATCTGGGGCCCCTGCATGTGGAGGCCAGCGTGCTGGAATGCGAGCCGCTGGCGCTTTGGATCTGCCTGCTGCTGACCCTGGCCGGGCTGCACATCTACAGCATGGTGCTTTATCTGCTCTTTGCCTCCACCTCTCTGGCCCTGCAACTCTGTCTGGGCGGCATGGCCAAGGTCAGCGAGCTCAACGACAACCTGCCCAAGGAGGGCGTGCGCGCCGCATTGGCCCATCTGGCCGTGGCCCTGGCCGCGCCCGTGGTGCTGGTGGCCGTTGTGATGGGCGTTTCGCTTTGGGTGGGCACCCTGCCCGGCGGCATGGCCCTCATGCAGCGCTATCTGTTGCAAGGGGTCAGCGTGGGCAGTACGCAGTTCAATATTGTGCACCTGCTGCTGATTATCACCATGTTTTACCTCACGCGCACGGCCGTGGCCATGGGGTCGCGCTTCCTGGCGCGTTTACCCAAGCAGGGGCTGAGCATCGACGCTACCCTGATCCCGCCCATGCAGACGGCCTTCACCTACGCCTTGTGGTGTTGCTTCGGCCTGTTTGTGCTGCGGGCGCTGGGCATGGAGCTGAGCAACCTGGCCATGGTGGCCGGCGGCCTTTCCGTGGGCATCGGCTTCGGCATGCAGACCATCGTCAATAACTTTCTTTCGGGCCTGATCCTTATTTTCAGCCGCACCCTGCAGGCCGGGGACGTGGTGGACGTGGGCGGCATTCAGGGCCGCGTACGCAAGATCAGCGTGCGCGCCACCATGGTGGAAACCTTTGACAACGCCCTGATTATCGTGCCCAACTCCGAGTTTGTGGCCAGCAGGCTCATTAACTGGACGCGCAACAGCCGCACGGTGCGGCGGGAAATCAAGATCGGCGTGGCCTACGGCAGCCCGGCCGACGAGGTTATGAAAATTCTGCTGGCCATAGCCAACAGCCACAGCAACGTGCTTAAATATCCGCCGCCGGCCGTGTCCTTTGACGATTTCGGGGCCAGCACCCTGGATTTTACCTTGCGTTTCTGGGTGCGGGACTACGATGTGAGCGTTTCCACGTCGTCGGATATTCGTCTGGATATTGAAAAAGCCTTCCGCGAAGCCGACATTGAAATCGCCTTCCCGCAGCTGGACGTGCACATCAAGGACGTGCCCGCGCCCAGGACGTCGCGCCCGGCCCCGCGCCCGGCCCCGCGCCCGGCGGCCGGTACGCCGCAGGGGACCGCGCAAAAGGCGGCCGCGGCCCCCAATGCGGCCCCTGACTCCGTCCGCCGCCCGCCGCTGCAGGCCAGCGGAGAACCGCGTCGCCGTCCGCGCCTGGTGGGCGGCAGGAGCCGCCGCAGGGCCGCGCCCGCTGCTGTGGCCCGGCCCGCCGCCAAAGCCGACGCAGCTGCTGCAGAGGCGGACGACAGTTGA
- the traT gene encoding complement resistance protein TraT, whose amino-acid sequence MAFPRTVLMALLCCLLPLCACVRQQGDPARLEVVRAGALEDAAGDVDVPKQVYLGLRDNTGRAPGLRPLAEARLRQTGYELVPNPSQAGYILQVNVLAAGQTDPATARAVAAAGYDAPSRLAGRGATAMVADVLLVLRRVPSATRPGRAQLKNISSRNAISSSQMRLGLVLAQDLGQGKSLPPYFMEALARELALALHAADSDAAGAASLPDAGGQDAGPGPELEGNVPLP is encoded by the coding sequence ATGGCTTTTCCCCGTACTGTGCTTATGGCCCTGTTGTGTTGCCTGCTGCCGCTCTGCGCCTGCGTGCGCCAGCAGGGCGACCCGGCCCGGCTGGAGGTCGTGCGCGCCGGCGCGCTGGAAGACGCCGCCGGCGATGTGGACGTCCCCAAACAGGTTTATCTGGGCCTGCGCGACAATACGGGCCGCGCCCCTGGCCTGCGCCCCCTGGCCGAGGCCCGGCTGCGCCAGACCGGCTATGAGCTGGTGCCCAACCCCAGCCAGGCCGGTTATATTCTGCAGGTAAACGTGCTGGCCGCGGGCCAGACGGACCCGGCTACGGCACGGGCCGTAGCCGCTGCGGGCTACGACGCGCCTTCGCGCCTTGCGGGCCGGGGAGCCACTGCCATGGTAGCGGACGTGCTGCTGGTGCTGCGGCGGGTGCCCAGTGCAACCCGGCCCGGCCGGGCCCAGCTCAAAAACATCAGCAGCCGCAACGCCATTTCCAGCAGTCAGATGCGCCTGGGGCTGGTGCTGGCGCAGGATCTGGGCCAGGGCAAAAGCCTGCCGCCCTACTTTATGGAGGCCCTGGCCCGAGAGCTGGCCCTGGCCTTGCACGCTGCCGACAGCGACGCCGCTGGCGCAGCCTCTTTGCCCGATGCCGGCGGCCAGGACGCCGGACCTGGCCCGGAGCTTGAAGGCAACGTGCCCCTTCCCTGA
- the topA gene encoding type I DNA topoisomerase → MGKQLIIVESPAKVKTIKKFLGPQYMVQASVGHVRDLPSGQLAVDEEHDFAPHYEVIDAKKKVVSELRSAAAKAETVFLAPDPDREGEAIAWHVAELIKDKAKDIKRIQFNEITARAVKEALACPRPLNAHLFEAQQARRVLDRLVGYKISPLLWKTVKRGISAGRVQSVALRLIVEREEAREAFKPEEYWLFRALLAGETPPSFKADLAKINNKKAVVANAAQAEELEAALTGQPFVVQSVEEKERERAPQPPFITSTLQQAANQRLSYTAKRTMNLAQRLYEGVELGDKGLTALITYMRTDSTRIADEARQAAKEYITAAYGKEYLPKRARIYKAKESAQDAHEAIRPVDVTLTPDLVRPHLPPDQFNLYRLIWARFVASQMAGARFHDTSVTIACAHTQWKAKGERLLFPGFLAVLPRGAQEEAAALPPLHAGQTLDLEKLEKEQKFTQPPARYSEASLVRELEELGIGRPSTYAAIISTLQDREYVTLAERHFMPTDLGRVVCRQLTENFGRLMDVSFTAKMEEDLDKVAEGKEGWVDLLHAFAGDFNPTLAAAAKNMQSVKGGLPANLACPECGKPLMIKFGKAGAFLACSGYPECRYTSNFERREDGSVAPVAPQKPQYEKVGQCPQCGRDLVIKRSRTGSSFIACTGYPECRYAAPLSTGVPCPRCGKGQLVEKSTKRGKIFYSCDQYPQCDFALWDKPVPGPCPRCDSPYLVEKKQRGGGVKVVCPVKGCGYVREEEEHE, encoded by the coding sequence ATGGGCAAACAATTGATTATTGTGGAATCGCCGGCCAAGGTGAAGACCATCAAAAAGTTTCTGGGGCCGCAGTACATGGTGCAGGCCAGCGTAGGCCATGTGCGCGACCTGCCCTCGGGCCAGCTGGCCGTGGATGAGGAGCACGACTTTGCCCCGCACTATGAAGTGATTGACGCCAAAAAAAAGGTGGTCAGCGAACTGCGCAGCGCCGCCGCCAAGGCCGAAACCGTGTTCCTGGCCCCGGACCCCGACCGCGAAGGGGAGGCCATTGCCTGGCACGTGGCCGAGCTGATCAAGGATAAAGCCAAGGACATCAAGCGCATCCAGTTCAATGAAATCACCGCCCGGGCCGTCAAGGAGGCCCTGGCCTGCCCCCGGCCGCTCAATGCCCACTTGTTTGAGGCCCAGCAGGCCCGTCGCGTGCTGGACAGACTGGTAGGCTACAAGATTTCGCCCCTGCTCTGGAAGACCGTCAAACGCGGCATTTCCGCCGGGCGGGTGCAGTCCGTGGCCCTGCGGCTTATTGTGGAGCGCGAGGAAGCCCGCGAGGCCTTTAAGCCGGAGGAATACTGGCTCTTCCGCGCCTTGCTGGCCGGAGAGACGCCGCCGTCTTTCAAGGCGGATCTGGCAAAAATCAACAACAAAAAAGCAGTAGTGGCCAATGCGGCCCAGGCCGAAGAGCTGGAGGCCGCCCTCACGGGACAGCCCTTTGTGGTGCAGAGTGTGGAGGAAAAGGAGCGCGAGCGCGCCCCCCAGCCGCCTTTCATCACTTCTACCTTGCAGCAGGCCGCCAACCAGCGCCTGAGCTATACGGCCAAGCGGACCATGAATCTGGCGCAACGTCTTTATGAGGGCGTGGAGCTGGGCGACAAGGGGCTTACGGCCCTTATCACCTATATGCGTACGGACTCCACCCGCATTGCCGACGAGGCCCGCCAGGCCGCCAAGGAATACATAACCGCTGCCTACGGCAAAGAATATCTGCCCAAACGCGCCCGGATTTACAAGGCCAAGGAAAGCGCCCAGGACGCGCACGAAGCCATCCGCCCCGTGGATGTGACCCTCACGCCCGACCTGGTGCGGCCCCACCTGCCGCCGGATCAGTTCAATCTGTACCGGCTCATCTGGGCGCGCTTTGTGGCCTCACAGATGGCCGGGGCGCGCTTTCACGATACGTCCGTGACCATCGCCTGCGCCCACACCCAGTGGAAGGCCAAGGGCGAGCGGCTGCTCTTTCCCGGTTTTCTGGCGGTCTTGCCGCGCGGGGCCCAGGAGGAGGCCGCGGCCCTGCCGCCCCTGCACGCCGGTCAGACCCTGGATCTGGAAAAGCTGGAAAAGGAACAGAAGTTTACCCAGCCGCCGGCCCGCTACAGCGAAGCGAGCCTGGTGCGCGAACTGGAAGAGCTGGGCATTGGCCGTCCCTCCACCTATGCAGCCATTATTTCCACCCTGCAGGACAGGGAATATGTGACCCTGGCGGAGAGGCATTTTATGCCCACGGATCTGGGCCGCGTGGTCTGCCGTCAGCTTACGGAAAATTTCGGCCGACTCATGGACGTGAGCTTTACGGCCAAGATGGAAGAAGATCTGGACAAAGTGGCTGAGGGCAAGGAAGGCTGGGTGGACCTGCTGCACGCCTTTGCGGGCGACTTCAACCCCACCCTGGCCGCTGCGGCCAAAAATATGCAGAGCGTCAAGGGCGGGCTGCCCGCCAACCTGGCTTGCCCGGAATGCGGCAAACCCTTGATGATCAAGTTCGGCAAGGCCGGGGCGTTTTTAGCCTGTTCCGGCTACCCGGAATGCCGCTATACCAGCAATTTTGAGCGGCGGGAGGACGGCAGCGTGGCCCCCGTGGCCCCGCAGAAGCCGCAGTACGAAAAAGTGGGGCAGTGCCCCCAATGCGGACGCGACTTGGTCATCAAACGCTCCCGCACGGGCAGCAGCTTCATTGCCTGTACGGGCTACCCCGAATGCCGCTACGCCGCGCCCCTTTCCACGGGCGTGCCCTGCCCGCGCTGCGGCAAGGGCCAGTTGGTGGAAAAAAGCACCAAACGCGGCAAGATATTCTATTCCTGCGACCAGTACCCCCAGTGCGATTTTGCCTTGTGGGACAAACCCGTGCCCGGACCCTGCCCGCGTTGCGACTCCCCCTATCTGGTGGAGAAAAAACAGCGCGGCGGCGGGGTCAAAGTTGTCTGCCCGGTCAAGGGGTGCGGCTATGTGCGGGAGGAGGAAGAGCATGAGTGA
- a CDS encoding cupin domain-containing protein has product MIHRANELESFEKEMFGGPGAVHFTKIVPAEGLADKGRLFNIGLLRPGCAVGVHGHKGEMEIYYILEGHGLYNDNGREVPVGPGDVTVCPDGESHGLLNNGDTDLKMAALILFTK; this is encoded by the coding sequence ATGATCCATCGCGCAAATGAACTGGAATCTTTTGAAAAGGAGATGTTCGGGGGCCCCGGCGCCGTACATTTTACCAAGATCGTGCCGGCCGAAGGCCTGGCCGACAAGGGCCGCCTGTTCAACATCGGTCTGCTGCGGCCCGGCTGCGCCGTGGGCGTGCACGGCCACAAGGGCGAAATGGAAATCTATTACATTCTGGAAGGCCACGGCCTGTATAATGACAACGGCAGGGAAGTGCCCGTGGGCCCCGGCGACGTTACGGTCTGTCCAGACGGCGAAAGCCACGGTCTGCTCAATAACGGCGATACGGACCTGAAAATGGCGGCGCTGATCCTGTTTACAAAGTAA
- a CDS encoding methyl-accepting chemotaxis protein, giving the protein MFNFYKQMRIVPKVVIPVALILVLGLGLLAWQIQWRSAAAVTDVAKRELAALGGENGNLIRAFIDGAVGETRSLGGALALALAEGQEPSRDVLNTMLRGVQRNNPDLFGVGAMWEPNAYDGKDADYRSAPGCDASGRYLPYFATGAEISDQGDQLTSAYYTVPKSTHKTYIAHPQPYTINGKSVPMSTVVYPVMVNGSFRGTVLVDISLARFTQIITDIKAYTTGYAALLNDQGKIMVHHRKDLLDKSVFDIGALRNKTAATTAFKAGQPYFEEVSAPGGVVLRYFHPIPIAGSDQHWYLSITAPESEVMAQATAISRLTLTLCGALLAVLLLAVFLLVRSSLQPVNYLARTAEVIAGGDLQHSINDAAFGGEMKTLSTALKGMIHSLLQTIGKAEALAAEAKEESEKARQATREAEAATAKAENARRDGMLAAAEQLEGVVSVLSSASTELAAQIEQSDRVAAESAQRLTEAATAMNEMNATVQEVAQNASQASEASAETRERALAGARIVEQSLQSIESVRDASLSLKEDMALLNEHAQAISRIMAVISDIADQTNLLALNAAIEAARAGEAGRGFAVVADEVRKLAEKTMASTTDVGNAIAAIQNSTTKSMEGVDNAVRQIGQATDFAGQSGKALEEIVSTVEATADQVNAIATASEEQSAASEEINQSISHISSMSHQTAEAMAGAAQAVSGLADQAHRLNKLIEDMERG; this is encoded by the coding sequence ATGTTTAATTTCTATAAACAAATGCGCATTGTTCCCAAGGTCGTTATTCCTGTTGCGCTCATCCTTGTCCTGGGCCTCGGTCTGCTGGCCTGGCAGATCCAGTGGCGCAGCGCCGCCGCCGTAACCGACGTGGCAAAGCGGGAACTGGCAGCCCTGGGCGGAGAAAACGGCAACCTGATCCGCGCCTTCATCGACGGCGCCGTCGGTGAAACCAGGAGCCTGGGCGGCGCCCTGGCCCTTGCTCTGGCCGAGGGGCAGGAACCTTCCAGAGATGTTTTGAACACCATGCTGCGGGGCGTACAGCGCAACAACCCGGATCTTTTCGGCGTGGGGGCCATGTGGGAGCCCAACGCCTATGACGGCAAGGATGCGGACTACCGCTCCGCCCCCGGCTGCGACGCCTCCGGCCGATATCTGCCGTACTTTGCCACCGGCGCCGAGATCTCTGACCAGGGGGACCAGCTGACCAGCGCCTATTACACCGTGCCCAAGTCCACGCACAAGACATATATTGCCCACCCGCAGCCCTACACTATCAACGGCAAAAGCGTGCCCATGTCCACCGTGGTCTATCCCGTAATGGTCAATGGCAGTTTTCGGGGAACGGTGCTGGTGGACATTTCTCTGGCGCGTTTTACGCAGATTATTACCGACATCAAGGCCTACACGACGGGCTATGCCGCATTGCTGAACGACCAGGGGAAAATCATGGTCCACCACAGAAAAGACTTGCTTGATAAAAGCGTCTTTGACATTGGCGCGTTGCGCAACAAAACCGCGGCCACCACAGCCTTTAAAGCCGGCCAGCCCTATTTTGAAGAAGTTTCCGCCCCTGGCGGCGTTGTGCTGCGCTATTTTCACCCCATCCCCATTGCAGGCAGCGACCAGCACTGGTACCTGAGCATTACCGCGCCCGAGAGCGAAGTTATGGCGCAGGCCACTGCAATCAGTAGGCTTACCTTAACCCTGTGCGGCGCGCTGCTGGCCGTGCTGCTGCTGGCCGTCTTTCTGCTGGTGCGCAGCTCGCTGCAGCCGGTCAACTATCTGGCCCGCACCGCCGAAGTCATTGCCGGCGGCGATCTGCAGCATTCCATTAATGACGCCGCCTTCGGCGGCGAGATGAAGACCCTGAGCACCGCCCTCAAGGGCATGATCCACTCCCTGCTGCAAACCATCGGCAAGGCCGAAGCCCTGGCCGCCGAAGCCAAGGAGGAATCGGAAAAAGCCCGGCAAGCCACCCGTGAGGCCGAGGCCGCCACCGCCAAGGCCGAAAATGCGCGGCGCGACGGCATGCTGGCCGCCGCCGAACAGCTCGAAGGCGTGGTCAGCGTGCTTTCTTCGGCCTCCACAGAGCTTGCAGCTCAGATTGAGCAGTCCGACCGCGTGGCCGCCGAATCAGCCCAGCGCCTTACCGAAGCCGCCACAGCCATGAACGAGATGAACGCCACCGTGCAGGAAGTGGCCCAAAACGCCAGTCAGGCCTCCGAAGCCTCCGCCGAAACGCGCGAACGCGCCCTGGCCGGCGCGCGCATTGTGGAGCAGTCCCTCCAGAGCATCGAAAGCGTGCGCGACGCCTCCCTGAGCCTCAAGGAAGACATGGCCCTTCTCAATGAGCACGCCCAGGCCATCAGCCGCATCATGGCCGTTATTTCGGACATTGCGGACCAGACCAACCTGCTGGCCCTTAACGCCGCCATTGAGGCCGCCCGCGCCGGAGAGGCCGGACGCGGCTTTGCCGTGGTGGCCGACGAAGTGCGCAAACTGGCCGAAAAGACCATGGCCTCCACCACCGATGTGGGCAACGCCATTGCCGCCATTCAGAACAGCACAACCAAAAGCATGGAAGGCGTGGACAATGCCGTGCGCCAGATCGGCCAGGCCACGGACTTTGCCGGGCAGTCCGGCAAGGCCCTGGAGGAAATCGTCAGCACCGTGGAGGCCACCGCCGACCAGGTCAACGCCATTGCCACCGCCAGCGAAGAGCAGTCCGCCGCCAGCGAGGAAATCAACCAGAGCATCAGCCACATCAGCAGCATGTCCCACCAGACGGCAGAAGCCATGGCCGGTGCGGCCCAGGCCGTTTCCGGCCTGGCCGACCAGGCCCACCGGCTCAACAAACTGATCGAAGATATGGAGCGGGGATAA
- a CDS encoding XdhC family protein, with translation MSEIAGGMPAPLWEETLEARVVELLRRGETVALVTIVRSAGSAPRHAGTRALCTAAGFEGTVGGGALEARAMEAARQCRESGLSALVRCDLTGLGPDSDMICGGQMEVLCEVLTPEAAALFALATAALREDKRGAWLVDVSEPSLPRRQLWLEALPPDHALPPHVLAHADAARTLLEACGRKPGLVTQAGRSVYVEPLSAPPVLLLCGGGHVSLEVARLAQACGFVVDVVDDRPQFANAERFPMARHCHVLPEFADLVETCNVGRRHYVAIVTRGHSFDREVLAQALTSHARYIGMIGSKAKKAQVYAALRAQGVPDAELAAVCCPIGLPVAAETPQQIAVAIVAELLAVQAGTLQRLRLEE, from the coding sequence ATGAGTGAGATTGCCGGCGGCATGCCCGCGCCCCTGTGGGAAGAGACCTTGGAAGCGCGGGTGGTGGAGCTGCTGCGCCGAGGGGAAACCGTGGCCTTGGTGACCATTGTGCGCAGCGCAGGTTCGGCCCCGCGCCACGCGGGCACGCGCGCCTTGTGCACGGCCGCGGGCTTTGAGGGCACGGTGGGCGGCGGGGCGCTGGAGGCCCGCGCTATGGAGGCGGCCCGGCAGTGCCGGGAAAGCGGCCTCTCGGCCTTGGTGCGCTGCGACCTGACCGGCCTGGGGCCGGACAGCGACATGATCTGCGGCGGGCAGATGGAGGTGCTCTGCGAAGTGCTTACCCCTGAGGCCGCGGCGTTGTTTGCTTTGGCTACCGCCGCCCTGCGCGAGGACAAACGCGGGGCCTGGCTGGTGGACGTGAGCGAGCCTTCCCTTCCCCGACGGCAGTTGTGGCTGGAGGCCCTGCCCCCGGACCACGCCCTGCCGCCGCACGTTCTGGCCCATGCGGACGCGGCCCGCACGCTGCTGGAGGCCTGCGGCCGCAAGCCGGGCCTGGTGACGCAGGCGGGACGCAGCGTCTATGTGGAACCGCTCAGCGCGCCGCCTGTGCTGCTGTTGTGCGGGGGCGGGCACGTTTCGCTGGAGGTGGCCCGGCTGGCCCAGGCTTGCGGCTTTGTGGTGGACGTAGTGGACGATCGGCCCCAGTTTGCCAACGCCGAGCGTTTTCCCATGGCCCGGCACTGTCACGTGCTGCCGGAATTTGCCGATCTGGTGGAAACCTGCAACGTGGGGCGACGGCACTATGTGGCCATTGTTACCCGCGGGCACAGCTTTGACCGCGAGGTGCTGGCCCAGGCCCTGACCAGCCACGCGCGGTATATCGGCATGATCGGCAGCAAGGCCAAGAAGGCCCAGGTCTATGCGGCCCTGCGCGCCCAGGGCGTGCCCGACGCCGAGCTGGCTGCCGTGTGCTGCCCCATTGGCTTGCCCGTGGCCGCGGAAACCCCGCAGCAGATCGCCGTGGCCATTGTGGCGGAGCTTCTGGCTGTGCAGGCCGGGACGCTGCAGCGGCTGCGGCTGGAAGAGTAG